The following proteins come from a genomic window of Crassostrea angulata isolate pt1a10 chromosome 1, ASM2561291v2, whole genome shotgun sequence:
- the LOC128183222 gene encoding zygotic DNA replication licensing factor mcm3-like, with protein sequence MATDIDQRLIDIQREYVDFLDDGEDQGIYQQKVRDMITDDKCRLVVNINDLRKKNPKRAQSLLNEAFEELVAFQKALKEFVASADPVYSKQHEEFFIGFEGSFGAKHVSPRTLTSSYLGNMVCLEGIVTKCSLIRPKVVRSVHFCPVTKKTMERRYTDMTSLDAFPSAAAYPTKDEEGNLLETEYGLSVYKDHQTFSIQEMPEKAPAGQLPRSVDIVADNDLVDACKPGDRVQVIGMYRCMPGKKNGFTTGTFRTILIASNIQLLSKEVTPSFSAEDVAKIKKFGKQKNVDVFDVLGRSLAPSIHGHEYIKKAVLCMLLGGTEKVLANGSRIRGDINVLLIGDPSVAKSQMLRYVLHTAPRAVPTTGRGSSGVGLTAAVTTDQETGERRLEAGAMVLADRGVVCIDEFDKMSDIDRTAIHEVMEQGRVTIAKAGIHAKLNARCSVLAAANPVYGRYDQYKTPMENIGLQDSLLSRFDLLFIVLDKMDPEHDRMVSDHVLRMHQYRAPGEQDGEVLPFGSNVEILATSDPNEEREDTETQIYEKHNKTLHGPNRGKNFKIVSMQFMRKYIHVAKALKPSLTREAAEYIAEEYAKLRSQDNMQNDNIARTTPVTARTLETMIRLSTAHAKCRLSKSVDMEDAQAAIELIQFAYFKKVLEKKKKRRHNSEGDTEGESSQDEAQDEPDGEVPKRKKQKRTAAEKRVSRKEGEDGYDPYDFDESEATASEDESQPKRQSRQKKGKASTQESMDTDSPAPKTGVAIDETKMKNFRTSLFNLFKSEHAQSVSLDKVKGQISKDYGDQYSEDEVFEAINKMMEANQVMLADDVVFLI encoded by the exons ATGGCAACTGATATTGATCAGCGCTTGATTGATATCCAGAGAGAGTATGTAGATTTCCTAGATGATGGG GAGGATCAAGGTATATATCAACAGAAGGTCAGAGACATGATTACAGATGACAAGTGCCGTCTCGTTGTTAACATCAATGATCTTCGCAAGAAAAATCCCAAACGAGCTCAAAG CTTGTTAAATGAAGCTTTCGAAGAGCTGGTGGCATTCCAGAAAGCCCTGAAAGAATTTGTAGCCTCCGCAGACCCTGTGTACAGCAAACAACATGAGGAATTCTTCATCGGGTTTGAGggcag CTTTGGTGCCAAACATGTCTCACCTCGAACTCTAACATCCAGTTACCTAGGCAACATGGTATGCTTGGAAGGAATTGTCACCAAAT GTTCACTAATTCGACCTAAGGTGGTGAGAAGCGTCCACTTCTGTCCAGTGACCAAGAAGACCATGGAGAGGCGGTACACAGACATGACGTCTCTGGATGCCTTTCCCAGCGCTGCAGCTTACCCTACAAAG GATGAGGAGGGGAACCTGCTGGAGACGGAGTACGGACTGTCCGTGTACAAGGACCATCAGACCTTCAGTATCCAGGAAATGCCGGAGAAGGCTCCTGCCGGACAGCTCCCCCGCTCTGTGGACATTGTTGCCGACAACGACCTCGTGGACGCCTGCAAG CCTGGAGACAGAGTGCAGGTGATTGGAATGTACAGGTGTATGCCAGGTAAAAAGAATGGATTCACTACAGGTACATTCAG AACAATACTAATAGCCAGCAACATTCAACTCTTGAGCAAAGAAGTCACACCCTCCTTTTCAGCAGAGGATGTTGCCAAAATCAAAAAGTTTGGCAAACAGAAAAACGTT GATGTGTTTGATGTTTTGGGACGATCCCTAGCCCCATCTATTCATGGCCATGAGTACATTAAGAAAGCTGTTCTTTGCATGTTGTTAGGAGGCACAGAGAAGGTTCTGGCCAATGGCTCCAGGATAAGAGG TGACATCAATGTGCTCCTTATTGGGGACCCATCTGTTGCCAAGTCTCAGATGCTGCGCTATGTTCTCCACACTGCACCACGAGCTGTTCCCACTACAGGGCGTGGATCTTCAGGGGTGGGTCTGACTGCTGCAGTTACCACAGACCAGGAGACTG GTGAGAGACGGTTAGAGGCAGGTGCCATGGTGCTAGCTGACCGAGGCGTGGTCTGTATTGACGAGTTTGACAAAATGTCTGACATTGATCGCACAGCCATACACGAGGTGATGGAACAGGGGCGTGTCACAATCGCTAAGGCTGGGATCCACGCCAAGCTGAATGCTAGGTGTAGTGTCCTGGCCGCAGCCAATCCTGTCTATGGGAGG TATGACCAGTACAAGACGCCAATGGAGAACATTGGATTACAAGACTCTCTCCTGTCTCGTTTTGATCTTCTCTTCATCGTTCTGGACAAG ATGGACCCAGAACATGACCGCATGGTATCTGACCATGTGCTGAGGATGCATCAATACCGGGCCCCAGGAGAGCAGGACGGGGAAG TTCTACCTTTTGGGAGCAATGTGGAGATCCTGGCTACATCAGACCCAAATGAAGAGCGAGAAGACACAGAAACTCAGATCTACGAAAAACACAACAAGACTTTACATGGTCCTAACAGAGGCAAAAA TTTTAAGATAGTCAGCATGCAGTTCATGAGGAAATATATCCATGTGGCGAAGGCGCTGAAGCCGAGCCTGACCAGAGAAGCTGCGGAGTACATAGCAGAGGAGTACGCCAAGCTACGCAGTCAGGACAACATGCAAAATGACAACATTGCAAGG ACAACACCTGTTACAGCCCGTACCTTGGAGACCATGATCCGTCTCTCCACAGCCCATGCAAAATGTCGACTCTCAAAGTCTGTCGACATGGAGGATGCCCAAGCAGCCATTGAACTCATCCAGTTTGCATACTTCAAAAAG GTCTtggagaagaagaaaaagagacGACATAATTCAGAGGGAGACACAGAAGGAGAGAGTAGTCAAGATGAGGCCCAAGATGAGCCAGATGGAGAAGTTCCCAAGAGGAAGAAACA aaagaGAACTGCCGCAGAGAAGCGAGTGTCAAGGAAGGAAGGAGAGGATGGGTATGATCCGTACGACTTTGACGAGAGCGAGGCTACGGCCAGTGAAG atgagTCTCAACCAAAGAGACAGTCCAGACAAAAGAAAGGAAAAGCTTCTACCCAGGAGTCAATGGACACGGATTCCCCTGCACCCAAGACAGGAGTAGCTATTGATGAAACAAA gaTGAAAAACTTCAGAACATCGCTGTTTAATCTCTTCAAGTCGGAGCATGCCCAATCAGTTTCACTTGAcaaagtcaaaggtcaaatctCTAAAGACTATGGAGATCAGTACTCCGAGGATGAAGTATTTGAAGCCATCAACAAAATGATGGAGGCCAACCAAGTGATGCTGGCAGATGATGTTGTATTCTTAATCTGA